The sequence below is a genomic window from Acropora palmata chromosome 5, jaAcrPala1.3, whole genome shotgun sequence.
ATAAGTTACCTATAAAACGTGCATGCATCTTGTGGTTGTCGTGTGGTATGAAATGCACATTTCCCCTTTAACAAACAGAGTTGTACCTGAGTCTGTTCGTTGGCTTTTAACGCATGGCAAAAAAGATGAAGCTGAAAAGTTACTAAGACAAGTGGCTAAAGtcaacaagaagaaaattcCTGATGAAGGATTGGTTCTACGAGCAGACCAAAAGAGCGGCCAGCGGGAAGCTGGCTTTATGGATTTGTTCGGAACGCGGGCGATGACAAAGAAGACTGTTATTTCATGGATTTCTTGGTTAGCGTTGGGTTATTTGCTATCCATTTAGGCATCGCTGCATTGTATCACAACAAATTAGCTTACAACCATAATTACAAAAGCGTTAAGACTTACATTCAACGCGTCGACGAAGACCGGGAAATTGTCTTAGTCTAAACATTTTTGCTGTGACAGTCATAATATCCTTGCTATGACCATCAACTtaatttgtctttgtttcGACAGGTTTGTCAATGCTCAAGTGTACTTTGGTGTCTCTTTGGGGTCTGTTATGTTGGGCGGTAACATGtacctgaatttttttcttacctcGCTGGTCGAGATTCCTGGAAATGCCTTTGCTATATACAGCATGAACAGGTTTAAAACTTATACAGCTTGTTAGTGACATATtagcaaacaggaaaaatacACAGAACTGGTTTTGAGCGGCATGCACTAACTATTGATATGTTACCAAATTATCGAAAATTCGAAATCTCTTCTTTCCTTCTGCAAGGAAAGGTAATCCCAGTGCATGATTACTAAGGTTGAATGGTTCTAAGTATTGAAGAGGGCTGTATTTAACCACGTTTTCGATATTATTTTAGAGTATACCAGACCTGGTGAACATTTAGCGCACCAAAACCTTATATAACTTCCAAAACGATTACCACTACAACTGAGCCATCTCGTTTCTCTTCGATCGCTCTGGGGATGAATTGTAGTTGGCCGATCAGTGTGTGAGAAAAACACTTTTCACTCGTGCAGTGtataaatatagattattacatgttaagggcctgatatcgtttttattcacgagtttttaataccatatcgcgaacgagcgagtcttcgagcgagtgagcggtatggtattaaaaaagAGTGAATAAAagcgatatcaggctcttaacatgtaataatttgtttattacatattacatgcttaaaaaaatccaGCCACCAAgatgaagtacaagaaagcgttgataaaactgcaaagcaattcttcccgccaaatttgacgctaggcgtcagctaaaatctaaaatattacgtgcaacccgattggtccagccaaactattacaatctatttgattggacaattcaaacccgtgaagtgatatgatatcatttgagtgaaatgatatcatatcacttcacgggtatcacttttattcacggctttatcacacttatatccacacataatatgtaataaaagcAGTTATCTAGCGATGTAATTACTTAGGATGCAAATAATCCTACTTTGTTCATTCCAACTGAACATGTTACTGAGGACAAGACAACATATACAGTGTAGAACACGacaactttatttttgtttattcttcAGGTGGGGGAGGAAAAAAGTGGTTGTTATTGGTTTAGTGGTGGCTGCTATGGCAAATCTCATAGTAACTGTCATTCCAGATAACAGAAACAGCACAGGTTTGGAGTTATGTGTAATTAGTATAATTACTCAGGTGATTATAGAAATCCTCGCGCTCTCATTGGCCGAGAATGGCGTCATATTCCGCTATAATCACCTCCGCAGAGGTGATTATAGCGGGgggacaaattttcaaaatggccgcttcGCGCTTTGTTGATGTGTCTGAAGaggaaattaatttaatgaaagaaaaaaatgccattCCGAGGAATACCAAACATGCCACAAGGTTCGGAATGACActcttcaaaggaaaaatgtgaaaattgtgCTAAATGTAACTAAGAAACCATTTAAATTCccgtgaatgaaaattttgcttattACGACATGCATGAATAACTTAAGCTTAAATCAAAACAACTATTAAATTTTCACAACACTTCATTTATCAAACAGaatggtttcaacaacaaaccGAATTTAACACTGAATTTGAGGCAATGGAAGTCAACGAGATGAATAAATATTTGTCAAAGTTTTACGTCTCAGTCAGGAGGAAAGACGGCACTTTTTACAAGAGAAATAGTCTGTTGTCCGTGCGAGCGAAGTTGTTCACTGACGCGTGacaatgacaaaatttaattcctTTGCTTAGGTATTTCTGTAATCACCTGAgtaattatactaaaacaattattcgcctcaggccccgtccacacgtatccggatatttttgaatccgcaactttttctttccggatacgaaaatatccgcgtccacacgttatgtgatcacagcgtattcatatcgaattcgcccgtccacacgtattcggattcactccggattcactgaagattgacaaaattgtcccaccagGCCCTGGTTCGTCCAGGTCTAACGCAGAATCGTCGAGGACGGCATTGCTTTCCTActcgtttaagttgtttctgccggccgttttgtccggtagataacgtaaagagcttgcagatgtctagccgccttctggcataacttatttcagcatttagtagagtgacattttgctgcatacaagctaaaagactggaaataagctcaaggagcacagaagctctttgccttcgatcggcggccgtatttaaatttgcgaggtaaacacttgcgccaattttgtgacgtcatcgtatcagaaaatatccggattcgaccgtccacacgtatccgaaatgttatcggattcaaaaatttccactctggagagcggattcaaaaatttccggatttgcttgcgaattcgccgtatgcgtgtggacgatagtcgtatccggaaagaaaaagttgcggattcaaaaatatccggatacgtgtggacggggcctcaGGCTCGTGAATATTGGTGAATATtcccctcgacttcgtctcggggaatattcaccaatattcacttcgccttcggcgaataattgttaaatatcgtATCAACGGCTACTTCTAGGACAATCATTTCCagtacttttttgttttagtgacAGCTTCCTTAAATTTTGCATCAGATTTTAAATATCGAACTGGCCAGGAGTTGAGAAAGCAAAGAATTGTAGAAATTGAACATACCGCTACATAAGTTTTAAATGCCCTTTATGCGTCCATCATTAGAATAACCTTTTATTAGAGGCAGATAAAGAATGCAGTTTGATGACCAGTAGAATTCTgcctttaaaaatttgcagGATTAATAGCCGGCCGGATAATATTCGCCATGATTGGCAAATTCTCTGTCATGAATTCCTTCGACGCCATTTTTGTCTTCTCAGCGGAACTGTTTCCAACAGTGGTGCGGTAAGGCTGGTGTACCATTCTTAAAGTTATAAGAAAAGAGATAAACAGAAAACTAGAGAAAAGGAAACTGACTTCCTACGCAATGCGTATAATATGTTATGAGAATGGTGATGATGTACCTCTCTCGGACATTTTGGTAGGCCCAGCGAACGCAAAGAAAACTTGCCAAATGAGTGTCTTCATTTCGTTACCAACAGCTGCTTCTGCTTAAATGGGCACATACACCATTAGTTTCTTTGATACGTCGCCGCCATGCCACCTACATTTGCTGATAAACTACGGGAAATCAATAGTGTTTCACTGCAAGGATCAGGGCCAAGGTGCGTGAGACCCAAATGGGATTTAATCGAAACCTGTATCTTCCCCTTCACACAATTATTAGTGAAAACAACTTATTCTCGTATTTCAGCTGAAAACCGCCgcttatttgttttttacagaAGTATTGGGCTCGGTACGTCGTCTGCTACTGGGAGGGTTGGTGCCATCACGTCTCCTTTTGTCATCTGGCTGGTGAGATGGAAACTTGAATTATTCGTCTCATCCCTTATTTGTGTTGCAACACGGTGCAGtcgttttcttattttataaGAGGGTAAGTAAACATAGCATGACtgattcatgaattatttttcttagaGTACCTACATGACTCAATTACCATACATTATTATGGCTGTTGATGCATTTGCCGCTGGGGTTCTGTGCTTGCTGCttcctgaaacaaataaagaacCGACAGCTGAGATACTGGATGGTCATTCGACTGAAGCTCTGCTTTCAACGAGAGATGACGAGAATGAAGAGGATACCCAAGAGAAAATGACCGTTATGTAAAGATCGGAGATAGGATTAAGAAAGCGGAAAGAATTGAATTTTTGGTCTCAGGTGTTGAATTTGGTGTCTATTGATTTTTTCAGGGAAAATCCCAACCTAATTTAGTGTCTTAAAGTCCGTGCAAACGGACGCAACATTGACGTCGACTAACTATGATTCATTCAAGAACAAACGGCAACCTTCAGTAATCATTCTTTGGCGAGTACGAAAGTCCAAACAACGAAGACTGATAAGAATCAAACTTACCGTATTTCATAAaaaccgtttttcctttgagcaGTAGGTTTTAAGTGTCTCTCTATTGTAAGGCGCCTTGAAAACTTTGCAGATCATAGAAAAAGTTTTTAATTAAGCGAAAGACGCCCACGCTGTTTTTGTTATGTTCAATAAGCTTACTTGTAAAGTACCGTTTCATATTGCGGTATGAAGCCTGCGTAAATGCAATAACAGCGTCTAGTCTCATTGAAAACGTTCCTTAAATCAGCGCAAAAGCAATCGCTTTCCAGCGAAATTTTCTCACGAAGCTAGCGCTCCCAATATAGATGTTAAGAGGATCTAAAATCCCCACTTTTTTTCGCATATATCTTATTGAACGATTTCGTGTGAAGTATCGTGGGACATTTTTACGAGTCTCAATGAATTTTGGCGAGCCCATAGGGCGAATCAAAATAAGAGACGAGTAAGAGTATCCCACAATACAGCACACTAAATCGTCCAATGAGAGATTTATTATGCAAGTCAgttggaaaataaaagaaacgtAAGCACATCTCTCGCGTGACAAACTGTTTTTACATGACTATTCAGCGGTGACCATCGTTTCAATACATTGAGGTCAGTTTTTGTCCGGCGTCGACAAAACCCAGACCGGACCACGGACCGGACCGCGGACCGGACCGCGGACTGGATCGCGGATCGAATCATGGAAGAAAttccaaaattcaaaattcaaaattcaagacTGAAAATTCCAAACTGACTTTGCCGAGCAAATAACACTAGAGTAACTATTGTACCATGCAGAACGTTTTAATTAATCCAAGTgtgattttcctttaatttataATAACAAAGGTCAACTGTCATAAAACAAGTCCGCACGGCAATTATCATAAGAGGACGAACGTATCAATCGaaacacaaaaaagtaaaGCACAATAAACAAATTGAACACCTGATGACTTCAACCAATTTACAAGGAGTGAGTCTGGAATACGATATTTTGCAGtgaaataaaacgaaacaaattatttgtactttaaaaaaaattagtgtTTTACAAAAATTGTAGGAATAACATCGATAGTCTGAACGATAACGCAACAGTCTCGGAGTTACGTCACGATATTTAGTCATTTTGAGGGTTGTAAAGAGCTGCCTTTAAATAGAATAAAACCTTGAAGTGATTGTGTTCTGGGTAGAAAACACTTGAGGCAAGAACAACTCAAAACGGAACTTTTATATTTTGGCTTGTAACACAACATTTTAGTTTATTATAGTTTTccacttttattttattttttattatcttataaccgatttaatttttttccttaaaactgtttttttcttctgtgatCCAGTCCACGGTCCGGTCCGTGGTCGGGTCCGTGGTCCGGTCCAGGTTTTGTCGACACCggtttttgtctgttttttcgTATACGCGTTCTGGTTTTCTCCAAGAAACAAAGACGTTTCATCGTCGTCTAGGTTGTCACTTATCTCTAGTCACTCGTTTTCGTCAAAGGTCACAAAATTTGGCAAGCATTCCTCGTTTTCTTCGTTAGAAAATTATCGTTTTCAGCTATTTTTATTGCCAACGCAACACTAATGGTCGAAGTGATGCTTGTGAAAAACCTGTCACTAATCTtctggaataataataaaggtgAGATATTTGTACTCGTTTGAATTTGGATGTTATTTGTTATCTGCTGACTGGAGTAGAATAATAATACCATTTATTTACTTACAAATTatactttgattgaaaatgatcatttgGGTGATTAgaatcctgagaaggactgttggtggcgactgacgtttcgacagcTTGTACAGAAGCCATTTTTAGAGTCAAATGATAGCTTTTGCCAGTTGAAAATTCTGACGTTTCGACAGCCTGTACAGAAGCCATTGttagagtcaagtgatagctTTTgccagttgaaaattcaaaaaccttgttgggcgatttgattggtcaatagaaaGAGTAGCCGTTGGCAAACGCGTGATGTGgttggctgtgaagacgtgtGCGGTTATGTAAATAGGTGGGTTGCAAGATAAATGATAAACATTGTGTGACTGTTTCCTGTCGAGTGATCGTTTGTAAGgcgcgggaagaggttgacaacgattttaGGGCAGCTTGTTCTAAGTTAGTGAACCACCTTTTGAGTGCTATTcattgatagtagtcggtactgtaggtaaCACACGTTAAAGGGTCCGAGTCAATAGTGTGGCTTATTTTTAAGCAGTGTTTGACGATGTTGTTGTTAAGGTCACCCTTTTAGTAGCTCAATTGTGTTCgtttagtcgcgtggttaagggTGAGTTTGACATGTTGTATTTATGTGCCAGGTGAAGGGCTGTGATATCTTCCTTTGATAAATCAACATCTCTttagaggggggggggggggggtgcagAGAAAAACCATGAGATGATCAAAGGGGCTTCCAAATAATGAACGGAAAAGATAAGGAAATCATCATAGCCCACCCTCTAGATAACTTATGAATGATCCCTAAGTGGCCTAGCAGTCGGAGCATTACAAattgctcctggtctgtcttcaaCTTCGTCTTTGTCCTTAATATTattgagtaagcgtcgtaaagtgaacatgggtttgtgtgcaactcggatgttgtaaggtcgtagCATGCGTGCTTTGGTTTCGGAGGTCCATCGTATGTAAGATATGGTGGCTGCAGTCGCGTATTAGTTGTTAGAACTGCCGTTCAGTCTGACGTAAATAATGCATTCAATGAAGTCTGTGCTATGGTTGTTTCTTAtaaaaaacagttttcaagtgattGGCCTCGTCGGTCAAACTGTCGtgtgagtcgcaaacaatttgtgctcttctcgtcaaggttcgtacggtagtcgctttgtgtgaagtaagATTGTAAgttgtgtgttggtttcctggaAACAGTGAATCGTAGTGTGTTGTTCttgcgtgttaccaagcaatCTAgaaaaggtatcttaccgttcccCTCGATCTCCTTGGTAAACTGGATGCTAGTATTATGGTTGTTAAAGTgactatgaaatgaaaaattgaggtattgaaaaataggcgaatttgaaaggcctttaaaagtgaagaagaatggtgttttcctttttgtcatatctcatctcgttccagagatattcaagatttttgtattatgcaaattaggtactgatgatgtcataaggtgtgacattatggaagtcaaaacacaaaatagagaacaGCTCTGCAAGTAATCatgcaatgaaattgaaacGTGAGCATGTTATAGCCTAAGAAATGCACCAGATggtgtatattttgatgttgctatggtaacacAACCAGTTCCAGATTGCTATTATGCAGGAATGGTTACCCCTGTATTTGATCTTGAGCAAACACTGTCCAATTCCTAAATGTTAATTAGGGGAGCTAGTGCAATATGGGCATTGCATATACTTAAAATGGGATGAATCATTTCACCCTATACAGTCAAACAGGCAGCATTTGATTTACAGCAGAAAGAGACTGGAAGCAAGactgttgccatagcaacatcaaaatatacgTCATATGGCGTATTTCTTAGTGTACAAAGTGCTTGGCAAATTCCAATTTCATTGCATCATTACTTGCAGAgctattctctattttgtgttttgacttccataatgtcacaccttatgacgtcatcagtacctaatttgcataatacaaaaatcttgaatatctctggaacgagatgagatatgacaaaaaggaaaacaccattcttcttcacttttaaaggcctttcaaattcgcctatttttcaatacctcaacttttcatttcataggcactttaagtgtttgtgaaattcattaattttgtttttgtgcacAGCAGTGATTTTATCGTCAAAGTACCGTAGCCATAGAGGAACAACGGAAACCGGGGAGCCCAAAGCCGTTCCGCGTAGTTGCTTGTAGCGTTTACCGATGTACCGGAAGTAGGATGAGGTCAAACAAAGTCACGGTGCaataggtccataaggtcgtctgtagGTAGTGGTGGTTGGTAGGGTGATTGTTGATGGCGATCATAGCACAGTCAAGTAACCTCCACTGTTCTGTAAGCCTGAAAGTTCTAGGTTTATAGTTTAAAGTCAGTTGTTTAAGGTGTTTGGCTCAGTTAAATTTTGCCCAGATCTTTCTTACAGAGTCTTCACATCAATGGCGCTATAATGGCTGAGAGGCGAACTATTTGTGGCGGAGGGGTAGGCAGTCGTTCACGAGTCCGGGACCCTTGTAATAAAGTGCTGCAAACAGGTTTTCGTCAATTCGATAATTTATAGGTTACCAATATGATATCCATACTTTACGTTGTACAAAAAGGGCCACTGGTCCCGTGACTCATGCACTCATGGGACGTCAGAAGAAACAAAGTATCTCCAAATATGCAAGGTTTAATactcaaattaaatttaagtAAGAGGTCGACACTCAAATCTACTGTAAAGGGTAATATAATGGCTGGTTTAAGAAGAAGTGGGGTAATTCTGCCCCCTTACTTCGGAGTGGTAGTTTCCGTGttatacagtcgaacctcgattatccggacctcgattatccaggctttttctctggtcccgtttttttcatgaatattaatcagctttgatctcaaaagctttcagaggtaaaaaatgtttaaaatcaagaaaagtgtgttcaaaacagcgcatttaccgcttcgctttcaaaagatttagcgctcggcgacaaagagcattctgatgcattcagctgaattttgattggttcagtattgttttgttgctaagGGAATGTcatgctatctttatttcttttgtttacattgttgtctcattaatattcaaattttcgattatccggactttttactgaggtcccgacgagtccggataatcgaggttcgaccgTACATGGTAGTAGTACATCGTTCATTCGTGGGCACTGAATTGTTATTATGAGTTTTTGTTCTGTAGACGAGTTGTGTTTatgcatttattttgttttgttaataTAAACGAATAAAAAGGAACTTTATAGGTCAGCGGTCAGCGAAGATGGTGGTTGAATGCTCTTTCGCTTCCGCTCAATCTAAGTAAATCGACTGACCTATTTTCCGAATTGTGTTTACTTAGTATTACCTCAGTTACTTCAATTTAATTACTTTATCATGcctgacaaaaag
It includes:
- the LOC141881837 gene encoding organic cation transporter-like protein isoform X1, with amino-acid sequence MTLSVDGFLARIGSMGRFQWILVSIVGIMLVPVTFQTLIMTFLGLEPPWRCVKNSTVCNFTQEFSPSGSDPNKNFRCNIDDNEWEFTNPYTSIITEWRLVCRKSTLGFLTNSIMFFGWFIGNIVFGILSDKYGRRKVLFVSSSLVCWVAFASSFVPWYWLYACMRFIIGFGLGGAIVCLFIMATEYVGPDHRAMAGTFTWFFWTGALMIIALLAYLIRDWRKLSMVTSAPGLILMVFWIVVPESVRWLLTHGKKDEAEKLLRQVAKVNKKKIPDEGLVLRADQKSGQREAGFMDLFGTRAMTKKTVISWISWFVNAQVYFGVSLGSVMLGGNMYLNFFLTSLVEIPGNAFAIYSMNRWGRKKVVVIGLVVAAMANLIVTVIPDNRNSTGLIAGRIIFAMIGKFSVMNSFDAIFVFSAELFPTVVRSIGLGTSSATGRVGAITSPFVIWLSTYMTQLPYIIMAVDAFAAGVLCLLLPETNKEPTAEILDGHSTEALLSTRDDENEEDTQEKMTVM